From a region of the Methylomonas rapida genome:
- a CDS encoding NAD(P)/FAD-dependent oxidoreductase — MKQKLVVIGNGMAGMRTVDELLQCAPEKYHITVFGAEPHGNYNRIMLTPVLFGAKSVSDIMIHDFDWYRRNRITLHCGAAKAVVAVDRAKRLVIARDGTTAEYDRLLIATGSLPLMLDIPGRDLAGVMGFRDIADVETMIETAKTKQHAVILGGGLLGLEAANGLSHRGMEVTVVNRAGHLLNRQLDQQAASFLQRQLENKGISFRLGATIAEIIGRDQHIQKVRLSDNSLLPADMLVMATGIQPNIALAQTMGLTCERGIVVNDVLQTSDPHIYAVGECVQHRGEVFGLVAPVYEQAKVCARHLAGESNVAYQALLAATMLKVTGIDLFSVGDFDGDAECQQQVLIDHALGIYRKIVLKNDVIVGMILYGDTSDSAWYLNLIKNRTNIAAFRDSLIFNQPALAA; from the coding sequence ATGAAACAGAAACTCGTGGTCATCGGCAATGGCATGGCCGGCATGCGTACCGTTGACGAATTGCTTCAATGTGCGCCGGAAAAATATCACATCACCGTGTTCGGCGCCGAGCCGCACGGCAATTACAACCGCATCATGCTGACGCCGGTATTGTTCGGCGCCAAAAGTGTGTCAGACATCATGATCCATGATTTCGACTGGTATCGGCGTAATCGCATCACCTTGCATTGCGGCGCCGCTAAAGCCGTCGTCGCTGTGGACAGGGCCAAACGCTTGGTCATCGCCAGGGACGGCACCACGGCAGAATACGACCGTCTGTTGATTGCCACCGGCTCGTTACCGCTGATGCTGGATATTCCGGGACGTGATTTGGCCGGGGTGATGGGTTTTCGCGACATTGCCGACGTGGAGACCATGATAGAAACCGCCAAGACCAAGCAGCATGCCGTGATCCTGGGCGGTGGTTTGTTGGGCCTGGAAGCCGCTAACGGTTTGAGCCATCGCGGTATGGAGGTCACCGTGGTCAATCGCGCCGGGCATTTGTTGAACCGTCAACTGGACCAACAAGCAGCCAGTTTCTTGCAACGGCAATTGGAAAACAAGGGCATCAGCTTTCGGCTCGGCGCGACGATTGCCGAAATCATCGGCCGTGACCAGCACATCCAGAAAGTCAGACTCAGCGACAACAGTCTGTTGCCAGCCGATATGCTGGTGATGGCCACCGGCATTCAACCGAACATCGCGCTGGCTCAGACGATGGGCCTGACCTGCGAACGCGGCATCGTGGTGAATGATGTGCTGCAAACCAGCGATCCACACATTTATGCGGTTGGCGAATGTGTGCAGCATCGCGGCGAAGTCTTTGGCCTGGTGGCGCCGGTCTACGAACAGGCCAAGGTCTGCGCCCGGCATCTGGCCGGCGAATCGAATGTTGCCTACCAAGCCTTGCTGGCGGCGACCATGCTGAAAGTCACCGGCATCGATCTGTTTTCGGTCGGTGATTTCGACGGCGACGCCGAATGCCAGCAGCAAGTGCTGATCGATCATGCTTTAGGGATATATCGCAAAATCGTCTTAAAAAACGATGTCATCGTCGGCATGATTCTTTATGGTGATACCAGCGACAGCGCCTGGTATCTGAACTTGATCAAGAATCGAACCAATATCGCCGCGTTCCGCGACAGCCTGATTTTCAATCAGCCGGCGCTGGCGGCCTGA
- a CDS encoding alginate export family protein, translating to MSKTNRILPAGFLAMTTAGCPVQADMTKDIEDALNFYHYGNNGAVKMDLNYRWENVDQDQGAGQPHTANANTARLRLGLLSPTFYDLQAYAEYEGNYAMQEDYNSTRNGRTAYSIVADPDLSELNQAWLSYKGIQDTLIKVGRQRIKFDDDRFIGNVGWRQMESTYDSILITHNNQTLFGLTVNAGYLDSTRTMFSTKEKLNAPILNVNYKAGDWGNLVGYGYWLDYREPENFYKSSQTYGLRFDGKSPQFFDTVSAVYTAEWGKQSDYADNPNHYQADRINLMAGLSAYNLTVSGAVEQLNGYGRNKTFNTPLGTNHAFQGWADLFINPLNNNTLGHGIRDVFATTSYKLMNDSLIVTGVYHDFSDDTGSMQYGKEWDFSLLKKFGKHYSLLAKYANYNADGFGTDTQKIWLQANVSF from the coding sequence ATGTCGAAAACGAACCGAATCCTTCCCGCCGGCTTTCTGGCAATGACGACAGCCGGCTGTCCCGTCCAGGCCGACATGACCAAGGACATCGAGGACGCGCTGAACTTTTACCACTACGGTAACAACGGCGCGGTGAAAATGGATTTGAACTATCGCTGGGAAAACGTCGATCAGGATCAAGGTGCTGGTCAGCCGCACACCGCCAATGCCAATACTGCGCGGCTAAGGCTGGGCTTGTTGTCGCCGACGTTTTACGACTTGCAGGCTTATGCCGAATACGAAGGCAACTATGCCATGCAGGAAGATTACAACAGCACCCGCAATGGCCGCACCGCGTATTCCATCGTCGCCGATCCGGATCTTAGTGAGTTGAACCAAGCCTGGCTCAGTTACAAAGGCATACAGGACACCTTGATCAAGGTCGGCCGGCAACGGATCAAATTCGACGACGACCGCTTCATCGGCAATGTCGGCTGGCGGCAAATGGAATCGACCTACGATTCGATTCTGATAACCCACAACAACCAGACCTTGTTTGGTTTGACCGTCAACGCGGGTTATCTCGACAGTACGCGGACGATGTTTTCGACCAAGGAAAAGCTGAATGCGCCTATCTTGAACGTTAATTACAAGGCTGGGGACTGGGGCAACCTGGTCGGTTACGGTTATTGGCTGGACTACCGCGAGCCGGAAAATTTTTATAAGTCCTCGCAAACTTACGGCCTGCGTTTCGACGGCAAATCGCCGCAGTTTTTCGACACCGTCAGCGCCGTTTACACCGCCGAATGGGGCAAGCAATCGGATTACGCCGATAACCCCAACCATTACCAGGCCGACCGCATCAACCTGATGGCGGGGCTGAGCGCCTATAACCTGACCGTGTCCGGCGCGGTGGAACAGCTCAACGGTTATGGCCGCAACAAGACCTTCAACACGCCGCTCGGCACCAACCATGCCTTCCAGGGCTGGGCCGATTTGTTCATCAATCCGTTGAACAACAATACCTTGGGCCACGGCATCCGCGACGTGTTCGCCACCACCAGTTACAAGCTGATGAACGACAGCTTGATCGTCACCGGCGTCTATCACGACTTTTCCGACGATACCGGTTCCATGCAATACGGCAAGGAATGGGATTTTTCGCTGTTGAAGAAGTTTGGCAAGCATTACTCGCTGCTGGCGAAATACGCCAATTACAACGCCGATGGTTTTGGCACCGATACGCAAAAGATTTGGCTACAGGCGAATGTGAGTTTTTAG
- a CDS encoding ABC transporter ATP-binding protein produces the protein MNAAAKIVELSLQKSSTPLPANDAAKPLLELKNVCKSYGEGNSFTSILKDINLDIEAGEFIAIVGFSGSGKTTLVSLIAGLIDADSGELLKNGQSITEPGPDRGVVFQNYSLMPWLTVYENVALAVDAIFKDWTPQQRRAHTEKYVNMVNLGRAMDKKPAELSGGMRQRVNVARALAANPDILLLDEPLSALDALTRGNLQDEILQIWEQDKKTVILITNDVDEAIYMADRVIPLKPGPDATFGPDFVIDLQRPRDRTALNHDPKFKRLRADITRYLMDIGMQKSQAEAGDKVKLPDVRPNTSNDWKLDTSALKPRQSDLGKARYLEFAKLSKIYPTPDGNGAVKVVDGFDLKMKKGEFISIIGHSGCGKSTVLSMTAGLNDISEGGIILDNREIDGAGPDRGVVFQAPSLFPWLTAFDNVMLGVDKVYPHASQDERDDIVEYYLTRVGLVDSMFKKAADLSNGMRQRVGIARAFALSPKLLLLDEPFGMLDSLTRWELQEVLMEVWERTHVTAIVVTHDVDEAILLADRVVMMTNGPHAKIGKIQDIDLPRPRSRKALLEHPDYYRYRESLLTFLSECEHTH, from the coding sequence ATGAACGCCGCCGCCAAGATCGTTGAATTATCCCTGCAAAAATCATCGACCCCGTTACCCGCCAACGATGCTGCAAAACCGCTGCTGGAACTGAAAAACGTTTGTAAATCCTACGGCGAGGGCAATAGTTTTACCTCGATCCTGAAGGACATCAACCTGGACATCGAGGCAGGTGAATTCATCGCCATCGTCGGCTTTTCCGGTAGCGGCAAAACCACGCTGGTATCTTTGATCGCCGGCTTGATCGATGCCGACAGCGGCGAACTGTTGAAAAACGGCCAATCGATCACAGAACCCGGTCCAGACCGAGGGGTGGTGTTCCAGAATTATTCCCTGATGCCCTGGTTGACCGTTTACGAAAATGTCGCGTTGGCGGTGGATGCGATCTTCAAGGACTGGACGCCGCAACAGCGCCGCGCTCACACCGAGAAATACGTCAACATGGTGAATCTGGGCCGGGCCATGGACAAAAAGCCGGCCGAATTGTCCGGCGGCATGCGTCAGCGCGTCAACGTCGCCAGGGCGCTGGCCGCCAATCCCGACATCCTGCTGCTGGACGAACCGCTCAGTGCGCTGGATGCGTTGACGCGCGGCAACTTGCAGGACGAAATCCTGCAAATCTGGGAGCAGGACAAGAAGACGGTGATTCTGATCACCAACGACGTCGACGAAGCGATCTACATGGCAGACCGCGTGATTCCGCTAAAGCCGGGTCCGGACGCGACTTTCGGTCCGGATTTCGTCATCGATTTGCAGCGGCCACGGGATCGCACTGCATTGAACCACGATCCCAAATTCAAGCGCCTGCGCGCAGACATCACCCGTTATCTGATGGACATCGGCATGCAAAAGTCTCAGGCCGAAGCCGGTGACAAGGTCAAACTGCCCGATGTGCGGCCCAACACCAGCAACGACTGGAAGCTGGATACCTCGGCGTTGAAACCGCGCCAAAGCGACTTGGGAAAGGCGCGTTACCTGGAATTCGCCAAACTGTCGAAAATCTACCCGACCCCGGACGGCAACGGCGCCGTCAAGGTGGTGGACGGCTTTGATTTAAAAATGAAGAAGGGCGAATTCATTTCCATCATCGGCCATTCCGGCTGCGGCAAATCCACGGTATTGTCGATGACCGCCGGGCTGAATGACATCTCCGAGGGCGGCATCATCCTGGATAACCGTGAAATCGACGGCGCCGGCCCGGATAGGGGCGTGGTGTTTCAGGCGCCCAGCTTGTTTCCGTGGTTGACCGCGTTCGACAACGTCATGCTCGGCGTCGATAAGGTCTATCCGCACGCCAGCCAGGACGAGCGCGACGACATCGTCGAATACTACCTAACCCGCGTCGGCCTGGTCGACTCCATGTTCAAGAAAGCCGCCGACCTGTCCAACGGCATGCGCCAGCGGGTCGGCATCGCCCGCGCCTTTGCCTTGTCGCCGAAACTGCTGCTGCTGGACGAACCCTTCGGCATGCTCGATTCCCTGACCCGTTGGGAATTGCAGGAAGTGTTGATGGAAGTCTGGGAACGCACCCATGTCACCGCGATCGTCGTCACCCATGACGTCGATGAAGCGATTCTGTTGGCCGATCGCGTGGTGATGATGACCAACGGACCGCACGCCAAAATCGGCAAGATTCAGGACATCGATCTGCCTCGGCCACGCAGCAGAAAAGCTTTATTGGAGCACCCGGATTATTACCGCTATCGGGAAAGCCTGCTGACATTTTTGTCCGAGTGCGAGCACACGCATTAG
- a CDS encoding ABC transporter permease, producing the protein MSSKLIKFFTITGLTWFVPLVRIAAGENPTQQMRQLFLVMGVPIIAFVLFLGLWSVSASGVSTSLGAIPGPVAVWDEVGGLIAEHAAEQTKKAEFYQRQAQRNKEKLAEDPKAEIKIRPYTGKPTYLDKILTSLRTVFAGFVIATLIAVPVGILCGMSPVINTACNPLIQIFKPVSPLAWLPIVTLVVSAVYVTSEDSWFEKSFITSAITVTLCSLWPTLINTAVGVSSIDRDLVNVGKVLRLDWATQIKRIILPSALPFIFTGMRLSLGVGWMVLIAAEMLAQNPGLGKFVWDEFQNGSSNSLSRIMVAVFTIGLIGFVLDRIMQSLQTLFSFQKV; encoded by the coding sequence ATGAGCAGTAAATTGATCAAATTCTTCACCATCACAGGTTTAACCTGGTTCGTGCCGCTGGTCAGAATCGCCGCCGGCGAGAACCCGACGCAACAAATGCGGCAGCTGTTTCTGGTCATGGGTGTGCCTATCATTGCCTTTGTATTGTTTTTGGGGTTGTGGAGTGTATCGGCATCCGGCGTCAGCACTAGCCTGGGCGCTATTCCGGGGCCGGTGGCGGTCTGGGACGAAGTCGGCGGTTTGATAGCCGAGCATGCCGCCGAACAAACCAAGAAAGCCGAGTTCTACCAACGCCAGGCGCAACGCAACAAGGAGAAATTGGCCGAAGACCCCAAGGCCGAGATCAAAATCCGCCCCTATACCGGCAAACCGACCTATCTGGACAAAATCCTGACCAGTTTGCGCACCGTGTTTGCCGGCTTCGTCATTGCCACGCTGATCGCTGTGCCTGTCGGCATTCTCTGCGGCATGAGCCCCGTGATCAACACCGCCTGCAACCCGCTGATCCAGATCTTCAAACCCGTATCGCCGCTGGCCTGGCTGCCGATCGTGACCTTGGTGGTCAGTGCGGTTTACGTGACCAGCGAGGATTCCTGGTTCGAGAAATCCTTCATCACCTCGGCGATCACGGTCACCTTGTGCTCGCTGTGGCCGACCCTGATCAATACCGCCGTCGGCGTGTCGTCGATAGACCGTGATTTGGTCAACGTGGGCAAGGTGTTGCGATTGGATTGGGCGACGCAGATCAAACGCATCATTCTGCCGTCGGCGCTGCCGTTCATTTTCACCGGCATGCGGCTGTCGCTGGGCGTGGGCTGGATGGTGCTGATTGCCGCCGAGATGCTGGCGCAGAATCCGGGTTTGGGCAAGTTCGTCTGGGACGAGTTTCAAAACGGTAGCTCCAATTCGTTGAGCCGGATCATGGTGGCGGTGTTCACGATCGGCCTGATCGGCTTCGTGCTGGACCGCATCATGCAATCCCTGCAAACCCTGTTCTCGTTTCAAAAAGTTTAA
- a CDS encoding CmpA/NrtA family ABC transporter substrate-binding protein, whose protein sequence is MKTIIRSSSKKLLLTLSASLAVWGLTIAPDAGAVGKLEKEDLKFGFIKLTDMAPLAVAAEKGFFEDEGLFVQLEAQANWKVVMDRVVNGELDGSHMLAPAPLAASVGFGTKADIEVPFSMGFNGNAITLSNEIWHQMKPNIPLEGGKPVHPIKADYLKPVVEKYKAEGKPFNMAMTFPAGSHNIKLRYWLSAGGINPGYYSPPQDISGQIGADALLSVTPPPQMPSTLEAGTIFGYCVGEPWNQQAVFKGIGVPVITDEELWKDTPEKVFGVTKQWAEKYPNTYLAVTKALIRAAIWLDADNNKNRKEAIEMLAQKQYVGADVEVLAASMNGTFEYEKGDKRALPDFNTFFRHGASYPSYASAVWYLTQLRRWGMINEFKPDNWYLETAKNVYRPDIYLAAAKELVAEGKAKAEDFPADTSIKPSQNFFIDKVPFDANKPNDYLAKFAIGLKGKQTVAGGKVVD, encoded by the coding sequence ATGAAAACCATCATTAGATCGAGCTCGAAGAAATTGTTATTGACGTTATCGGCTTCGCTAGCCGTTTGGGGTTTGACGATTGCGCCCGATGCCGGGGCAGTTGGCAAGCTGGAAAAGGAAGATTTGAAATTTGGATTTATCAAACTCACCGACATGGCGCCGCTGGCTGTGGCCGCCGAAAAAGGCTTCTTCGAGGACGAAGGTCTGTTCGTGCAACTGGAAGCGCAGGCCAACTGGAAGGTGGTGATGGATAGGGTCGTGAATGGCGAACTGGACGGCTCGCACATGCTGGCGCCGGCGCCATTGGCGGCCAGCGTTGGCTTCGGCACCAAGGCCGATATCGAGGTGCCGTTCAGCATGGGCTTCAACGGCAACGCGATTACGCTGTCCAATGAAATCTGGCATCAGATGAAGCCGAACATACCGCTGGAAGGCGGTAAACCGGTGCATCCGATCAAGGCAGATTATCTAAAACCGGTCGTCGAAAAATACAAAGCCGAAGGCAAGCCGTTCAACATGGCGATGACCTTCCCGGCCGGTTCTCACAACATCAAACTGCGTTACTGGCTGTCGGCTGGCGGCATCAATCCCGGCTACTATTCGCCGCCGCAGGACATTTCCGGCCAAATCGGCGCAGACGCCTTGTTGTCGGTGACGCCGCCACCGCAAATGCCGTCCACGCTGGAAGCCGGCACCATTTTCGGTTATTGCGTCGGCGAGCCGTGGAACCAGCAGGCCGTGTTCAAGGGCATAGGCGTGCCGGTGATCACCGATGAAGAACTCTGGAAGGACACGCCGGAAAAAGTCTTCGGCGTGACCAAACAATGGGCGGAGAAATACCCCAACACCTATCTGGCGGTGACCAAGGCGCTGATTCGGGCCGCGATCTGGCTGGACGCCGACAACAACAAGAACCGCAAGGAAGCCATCGAAATGCTGGCGCAAAAACAATACGTCGGCGCGGACGTCGAGGTATTGGCGGCCAGCATGAACGGCACCTTCGAATACGAAAAAGGCGATAAACGCGCGCTACCGGACTTCAACACCTTCTTCCGCCACGGCGCCAGCTATCCGTCCTACGCCAGCGCGGTCTGGTATCTGACCCAGCTAAGGCGCTGGGGCATGATCAATGAATTCAAACCGGACAACTGGTATCTGGAGACCGCCAAGAACGTCTACCGCCCGGACATCTATCTCGCCGCAGCCAAGGAACTGGTCGCAGAAGGCAAGGCCAAGGCCGAAGACTTCCCTGCCGATACCTCGATCAAGCCGTCGCAGAATTTCTTCATCGACAAAGTGCCGTTCGATGCCAACAAGCCCAACGATTACCTGGCGAAATTTGCCATCGGATTGAAAGGCAAGCAAACCGTGGCCGGCGGCAAGGTCGTGGATTAA
- a CDS encoding HDOD domain-containing protein translates to MQPSEHKTPANISEVLDRIQKLPSLPGIVMEILESINNDDADIAQLSMKIANDQAIVARILRVANSPFYGLSGKIDSISRAISILGFNSLRGLVMAASIINVLPHQEKSLDWTTFWRHSIATAVCAKVLAKHAGLNPETAFTAGLLHDIGKLAIGVYFPRLFQLDDTCTMASLQREQAALGFDHATLGGEVAKRWHFPVAIQQAIGLHHTHAGVIQERTLADVVYIANLFAHALDAGHIKQDKAETLAMEAWTRLEFKSEMLENLAGEAQQLYDSIIPLIA, encoded by the coding sequence ATGCAACCGAGCGAACATAAAACTCCCGCCAATATCAGCGAAGTGCTGGACCGGATTCAGAAGCTGCCTTCATTACCCGGCATCGTGATGGAAATCCTGGAAAGCATCAACAATGACGATGCCGACATTGCCCAGCTATCCATGAAGATTGCGAACGATCAAGCCATTGTGGCGAGAATACTGCGGGTAGCCAACTCGCCCTTTTACGGTTTGTCCGGAAAAATCGACTCGATTTCCAGAGCGATTTCCATACTGGGTTTCAACAGTTTGCGCGGCCTGGTGATGGCTGCCTCGATTATCAATGTGTTGCCGCATCAGGAAAAAAGTCTCGACTGGACCACATTCTGGCGACACAGTATCGCTACCGCGGTCTGCGCCAAGGTATTGGCAAAGCACGCAGGACTCAACCCGGAAACAGCCTTCACCGCCGGCCTGCTGCATGACATCGGCAAGCTTGCGATAGGGGTCTATTTCCCCCGGCTGTTTCAGCTCGATGACACTTGCACGATGGCATCGTTGCAGCGGGAACAGGCAGCGCTCGGCTTCGATCATGCGACGCTGGGCGGCGAGGTGGCAAAACGCTGGCATTTTCCAGTAGCGATACAGCAGGCGATCGGCTTGCATCATACCCATGCCGGAGTAATCCAGGAAAGAACCTTGGCTGACGTGGTGTATATCGCCAACTTGTTTGCCCATGCATTGGATGCCGGACACATCAAGCAAGACAAGGCGGAAACGCTGGCCATGGAAGCCTGGACCCGGCTCGAATTCAAAAGCGAAATGCTCGAGAACCTGGCCGGTGAAGCCCAGCAGCTATACGACAGCATCATTCCGCTGATAGCCTGA
- a CDS encoding EAL domain-containing protein, protein MNIAAVEKTNLETGLRHALAANQFVLHYQPQLDIERNKTVGVEALVRWAHPELGLLQPAQFIPLAEDTGLIVPIGEWVIKTACSQVRAWQDAGLSSLRLAVNLSAAHFRDPGFVAIVKRILLETQLDPSFLQLEVTENLLIQDTERTMTTLKALKDIGIQLALDDFGTGYSCLGYLKHLPVNTLKIDRSFVNNVTTHPEDAALAKAIIAMAQSLRLRVSVEGVETEGQLAFFADQHCEEIQGYHFSRPLPEEECAKFLQQSRPPRAYGRIAAEHTMLLVDDEVNILNALKRLFRKEGYQILTADNGLAGLELLATHQVGVIISDQRMPEMTGVEFLRRVKELYPETLRIVLSGYADIQTITDAINEGAIYKFLAKPWEDDQLREQVREAFHRYELKQENIRLEHEVNRANRELQNINRDLQRRVAENTEDLGHNITVLQVSQEVLENLPIAVIGIDEDGLIVLANRQAESLFVGGDGESLLGYDMHARLPAALTECLGNTTGVTFGTVLADDRHVKVIWRRMGETCKSRGHILMISPIDGE, encoded by the coding sequence ATGAACATTGCCGCCGTCGAAAAAACCAATCTGGAAACTGGACTGCGGCATGCGCTCGCGGCCAATCAATTTGTCCTGCACTACCAGCCACAACTCGATATAGAGCGGAACAAAACCGTCGGCGTCGAGGCGCTGGTGCGCTGGGCGCACCCAGAACTGGGCTTGCTGCAGCCCGCCCAGTTCATTCCATTGGCCGAGGACACGGGACTCATCGTTCCCATCGGCGAATGGGTGATCAAGACCGCATGCAGCCAAGTGCGCGCGTGGCAAGACGCCGGTCTGTCCTCGCTACGCCTTGCGGTCAACTTATCGGCGGCCCATTTCAGAGACCCTGGCTTTGTGGCCATCGTAAAGCGCATTCTTCTCGAAACACAGCTTGATCCCAGCTTTTTGCAACTGGAAGTGACTGAAAACCTGCTGATACAGGATACCGAGAGAACCATGACCACTCTCAAGGCACTGAAGGACATCGGCATTCAATTGGCGCTGGACGATTTTGGCACCGGCTACTCCTGCCTGGGGTACCTGAAACATCTGCCGGTCAATACGCTCAAGATCGACCGCTCGTTTGTGAACAATGTTACAACCCACCCTGAAGACGCGGCACTGGCCAAGGCCATCATCGCCATGGCGCAAAGCCTGCGCCTGCGCGTGTCCGTCGAAGGCGTGGAAACCGAAGGGCAACTGGCCTTTTTTGCCGATCAGCATTGTGAAGAAATCCAGGGCTACCATTTCAGCCGCCCGCTGCCGGAAGAAGAATGCGCGAAATTTCTGCAACAAAGCCGCCCGCCACGGGCATACGGCAGGATAGCCGCGGAACACACGATGCTGCTGGTGGACGATGAGGTGAACATCCTCAATGCTCTCAAACGCTTATTTCGCAAGGAAGGCTACCAGATTCTCACGGCGGATAACGGCCTGGCGGGGCTAGAATTACTCGCCACCCACCAGGTCGGCGTCATCATTTCAGACCAGCGCATGCCGGAAATGACCGGCGTCGAATTTCTGCGGCGGGTCAAGGAACTTTATCCCGAAACCCTACGCATCGTACTGTCCGGCTATGCCGATATTCAAACCATTACGGATGCCATCAACGAAGGCGCCATCTACAAATTTCTCGCCAAACCCTGGGAAGACGATCAATTGCGCGAACAGGTGCGTGAAGCCTTTCACCGCTATGAATTAAAGCAGGAAAACATCCGCCTCGAACACGAAGTCAATCGCGCCAACCGCGAACTGCAAAACATCAATCGTGATCTACAGCGCCGGGTCGCCGAAAATACCGAAGATCTTGGCCACAACATCACGGTATTACAGGTTTCGCAGGAAGTGCTCGAGAACTTGCCTATTGCGGTTATCGGCATTGATGAAGACGGCCTGATCGTCCTGGCCAACCGACAGGCGGAATCCCTGTTCGTTGGCGGCGACGGCGAGTCGCTACTGGGCTACGACATGCATGCCAGACTACCCGCGGCATTGACGGAGTGCCTAGGCAACACCACTGGCGTCACCTTTGGAACGGTACTGGCCGATGACCGTCATGTAAAGGTCATCTGGCGTCGCATGGGTGAAACCTGCAAATCCAGAGGTCACATATTAATGATTTCGCCGATCGATGGCGAATGA